Proteins from one Monodelphis domestica isolate mMonDom1 chromosome 6, mMonDom1.pri, whole genome shotgun sequence genomic window:
- the AVP gene encoding vasopressin-neurophysin 2-copeptin codes for MPGTALPACFFCLLAFTSACYFQNCPRGGKRGLADTELRQCLPCGPGSKGRCFGPSICCGEELGCYMGTAESLRCQEESYLPSPCQSGQKPCGNGGRCAAPGICCNDENCMMEPACRDEADSRRRARASEKSNETQLDGPASAFLLRLVQLAGQQMSELQSQPQEEEVTY; via the exons ATGCCAGGCACTGCTCTGCCGGCCTGTTTCTTCTGCCTCCTTGCTTTCACCTCTGCCTGCTACTTCCAGAATTGTCCAAGAGGAGGCAAGCGTGGCCTGGCTGACACAGAGCTAAGACAG TGCCTCCCCTGTGGTCCTGGGAGCAAAGGACGCTGCTTTGGACCCAGCATCTGCTGTGGCGAAGAGCTAGGTTGCTACATGGGCACTGCTGAGAGCCTGAGGTGCCAAGAAGAGAGCTACCTGCCTTCCCCATGCCAGTCTGGCCAGAAACCCTGTGGGAATGGAGGACGCTGTGCTGCTCCTGGAATCTGCTGCAATGATG AGAACTGTATGATGGAACCAGCCTGCCGGGATGAGGCAGATAGCCgaagaagggcaagggccagTGAGAAGAGCAATGAAACCCAGCTGGATGGGCCAGCCAGTGCCTTCCTCCTTCGTCTGGTACAGTTGGCAGGCCAACAGATGAGTGAGCTGCAGTCACAACCTCAAGAAGAAGAAGTCACCTATTGA